The following coding sequences are from one Salmo trutta chromosome 36, fSalTru1.1, whole genome shotgun sequence window:
- the gtf2h4 gene encoding general transcription factor IIH subunit 4 isoform X2, whose protein sequence is MKLRVQLQCKNLHEYLKELSPEILDRLYNHPATCLAVYRELPPLAKNYVMRMLFLDQPLPQAAVALWVKKDSEKDHDQCVSVLSGLRLWHSQQLQGGLQGNILNPVFKDNLRIALLGGGKSWADQGDSLGPDRHARDVESLDKYALERWEVVLHFMVGCPSAAVSQDLSQLLIQAGLMRTEAGDAPCITSAGFQFLLLDTASQLWYFTLQYLNTAQTRGMDLVEILSFLFQLSFSTLGRHLREFGLVFQRKRKSRRYYPTRLAITLSAGVSANSSSTAMGATPGTGDSGFIVVETNYRLYAYTNSELQIALVALFSECLYRFPNVVVAQVTRESVQQAIANGITAQQILHFLRTRAHPVMLKQNPVLPPTITDQIRLWELERDRLQFSEGVLYNQFLSQADFEVLRDRAQGLGCLVWQNVAHRVIVVSPQGHGEVKRFWKRQKSHT, encoded by the exons ATGAAGCTGCGCGTTCAGTTACAATGCAAGAACCTCCATGAGTATTTGAAAGAGTTGAGCCCTGAGATCTTAGACCGCTTGTACAATCATCCGGCCACATGTCTGGCTGTTTACAG GGAGCTCCCCCCATTGGCCAAGAATTATGTAATGCGAATGCTGTTTCTAGACCAACCCCTTCCTCAGGCTGCGGTGGCTCTTTGGGTGAAAAAAGACAGTGAGAA GGATCATgatcagtgtgtctctgtgctgtcTGGTCTCAGACTATGGCACAGCCAGCAGCTACAGGGAGGTCTGCAGGGAAACATTCTGAACCCCGTATTCAAAGACAACCTGAGAATAGCATTATTAGGAGG gGGTAAGTCGTGGGCAGACCAGGGTGACAGTCTTGGTCCTGACAGACATGCCCGTGACGTGGAGAGTCTGGATAAGTATGCCTTGGAGCGCTGGGAGGTGGTTCTCCACTTCATGGTTGGCTGTCCCAGTGCTGCAGTCAGCCAGGACCTGTCCCAGCTCCTCATTCAGGCTGGCCTCATGAGAAC TGAGGCTGGAGATGCTCCCTGTATCACCTCAGCTGGTTTCCAGTTCCTCCTCCTGGACACAGCCTCTCAGCTCTGGTACTTCACCCTACAGTACCTCAACACGGCACAG ACTCGTGGAATGGACCTGGTGGAGATTCTGTCCTTCTTGTTCCAGCTCAGTTTCTCGACACTAGGCAGG CACCTGAGAGAGTTTGGCCTCGTCTTCCAGAGAAAG AGGAAGTCTAGAAGGTACTACCCTACCAGGCTGGCCATCACCCTGTCTGCTGGCGTCTCCGCCAACTCTTCCTCCACCGCTATGGGCGCTACCCCAGGGACTGGAGATTCAGGTTTCATCGTAGTGGAAACCAACTATCGACTCTATGCTTATACTA ACTCTGAGCTGCAGATCGCTTTGGTGGCTCTGTTTAGTGAGTGTCTCTATCGCTTCCCTAACGTGGTGGTCGCCCAGGTTACCAGGGAGTCAGTACAGCAGGCCATCGCTAACGGCATCACCGCAcaacag ATTCTCCACTTTCTAAGGACCAGAGCACATCCTGTCATGCTCAAACAG aACCCAGTGCTGCCCCCCACCATCACAGACCAGATCAGACTATGGGAGCTGGAGAGAGATCGACTACAGTTCTCtgagg GAGTGCTGTATAACCAGTTCCTCTCCCAGGCTGACTTCGAGGTGTTGCGGGACAGAGCGCAG GGCCTGGGCTGTCTGGTGTGGCAGAACGTGGCTCACAGGGTGATTGTGGTTTCACCGCAGGGACACGGCGAAGTCAAGAGGTTCTGGAAACGACAGAAGAGTCACACTTGA
- the gtf2h4 gene encoding general transcription factor IIH subunit 4 isoform X1, whose product MKLRVQLQCKNLHEYLKELSPEILDRLYNHPATCLAVYRELPPLAKNYVMRMLFLDQPLPQAAVALWVKKDSEKDHDQCVSVLSGLRLWHSQQLQGGLQGNILNPVFKDNLRIALLGGGKSWADQGDSLGPDRHARDVESLDKYALERWEVVLHFMVGCPSAAVSQDLSQLLIQAGLMRTEAGDAPCITSAGFQFLLLDTASQLWYFTLQYLNTAQTRGMDLVEILSFLFQLSFSTLGRDYSVEGMSESLLTFLQHLREFGLVFQRKRKSRRYYPTRLAITLSAGVSANSSSTAMGATPGTGDSGFIVVETNYRLYAYTNSELQIALVALFSECLYRFPNVVVAQVTRESVQQAIANGITAQQILHFLRTRAHPVMLKQNPVLPPTITDQIRLWELERDRLQFSEGVLYNQFLSQADFEVLRDRAQGLGCLVWQNVAHRVIVVSPQGHGEVKRFWKRQKSHT is encoded by the exons ATGAAGCTGCGCGTTCAGTTACAATGCAAGAACCTCCATGAGTATTTGAAAGAGTTGAGCCCTGAGATCTTAGACCGCTTGTACAATCATCCGGCCACATGTCTGGCTGTTTACAG GGAGCTCCCCCCATTGGCCAAGAATTATGTAATGCGAATGCTGTTTCTAGACCAACCCCTTCCTCAGGCTGCGGTGGCTCTTTGGGTGAAAAAAGACAGTGAGAA GGATCATgatcagtgtgtctctgtgctgtcTGGTCTCAGACTATGGCACAGCCAGCAGCTACAGGGAGGTCTGCAGGGAAACATTCTGAACCCCGTATTCAAAGACAACCTGAGAATAGCATTATTAGGAGG gGGTAAGTCGTGGGCAGACCAGGGTGACAGTCTTGGTCCTGACAGACATGCCCGTGACGTGGAGAGTCTGGATAAGTATGCCTTGGAGCGCTGGGAGGTGGTTCTCCACTTCATGGTTGGCTGTCCCAGTGCTGCAGTCAGCCAGGACCTGTCCCAGCTCCTCATTCAGGCTGGCCTCATGAGAAC TGAGGCTGGAGATGCTCCCTGTATCACCTCAGCTGGTTTCCAGTTCCTCCTCCTGGACACAGCCTCTCAGCTCTGGTACTTCACCCTACAGTACCTCAACACGGCACAG ACTCGTGGAATGGACCTGGTGGAGATTCTGTCCTTCTTGTTCCAGCTCAGTTTCTCGACACTAGGCAGG GACTACTCAGTGGAGGGGATGAGTGAATCTCTGCTCACTTTCCTACAGCACCTGAGAGAGTTTGGCCTCGTCTTCCAGAGAAAG AGGAAGTCTAGAAGGTACTACCCTACCAGGCTGGCCATCACCCTGTCTGCTGGCGTCTCCGCCAACTCTTCCTCCACCGCTATGGGCGCTACCCCAGGGACTGGAGATTCAGGTTTCATCGTAGTGGAAACCAACTATCGACTCTATGCTTATACTA ACTCTGAGCTGCAGATCGCTTTGGTGGCTCTGTTTAGTGAGTGTCTCTATCGCTTCCCTAACGTGGTGGTCGCCCAGGTTACCAGGGAGTCAGTACAGCAGGCCATCGCTAACGGCATCACCGCAcaacag ATTCTCCACTTTCTAAGGACCAGAGCACATCCTGTCATGCTCAAACAG aACCCAGTGCTGCCCCCCACCATCACAGACCAGATCAGACTATGGGAGCTGGAGAGAGATCGACTACAGTTCTCtgagg GAGTGCTGTATAACCAGTTCCTCTCCCAGGCTGACTTCGAGGTGTTGCGGGACAGAGCGCAG GGCCTGGGCTGTCTGGTGTGGCAGAACGTGGCTCACAGGGTGATTGTGGTTTCACCGCAGGGACACGGCGAAGTCAAGAGGTTCTGGAAACGACAGAAGAGTCACACTTGA